The region GTATCTTCAATACGAAGAATAAATTTACCATTATTTCTTTTAGCGTAAAGATAAGAAAAAAGTGCTGTTCTTAATCCACCAATATGTAAAAACCCTGTCGGAGAGGGTGCAAATCTAGTTATTATCACTATATTGACCTTTTGTGAAATTTTTATTGTTATAATCCCATAAAATTACTTCTTAAAGGTTAATAAATGAAAAAAGTTTTTATACTACTATGTATAGCAAAATTTCTAAGTGCTGAACCAGTAGCAGCCATAATAGCAAGCGTAAATAACGAACCAATAACATCACTTGATATATTAACTTTATCACAAAATATGAATATATCTGAAAGTGAAGCATTGCAAGCTTTAATTCAAAATAAACTATGTGTTGCTTTAGCTAAAAAATTTCAATTAGGTGTAAATTCCCTAGAGATAAACGAGGAATTATCAAAAATTGCAGCAAAAAATAATGTAAGTTTAGATACATTTTTAAATAGTTATAAAGACCAAGTAGAAATTCTAAAAGAAAATATCAAAGAAAGTATATTAAAAAATAAATTATTTGATTTAATCGCACAAAATTACTCAAAAGATGTGAGTGAAGAAGAAATGTTAAGATTTTATAACCTTAATAAAGATAAAATGAATAATAATGATTTTGATAGCGTTAAAAATCAAATTAAGTCATACTTAATCAATGTAAACGCTCAAGAAGCTATAAAAACATATATGGAAAAAGAAGAGGCAAAGGCAAATATTAAAATATTGAGATAGAGGCTATGAAAGCAAGATCAGTTTTATCATATTCTTTTAAAAAAATTTTAATTGCAACTTTTATAATAATTGAACTTGCTGGATTTTTCTTTAGCACATATAGATATATAAGTGAAACTAAAAGAATACATAAGCACCATATAACTCACAAAATAAGTAAAGAAAGTTTAAATATTAGGCTGAATGAAAATCGTAAAGATAGCTTTTTACAATTTAGTTTATTTTCATTATTTTTAGGAATTGCCGGTCTAAGTAGCTATTTTTTATACCAAAAACAACTAAAAAAAGTAGAAAAAGACTTTGAAATCTTTACAAATAATATTAGCTCATCAATGATAACGCACACTCCATTAAATTTAGAAAATATTAATTACATAGAATTAAAAAATATTGCAAAATCTTTAAACAATGTATTATTAGAAATTTATAATAAAGACAATTACAACTCATTAACTAAAATGCCTAACAAATCAAAATTTTTAAAAGATATATTAAAATTAAAAAATGAAACAGAACTTCCAATTATAATAGCTTATATATATTTAAAGGATTATGAGAATTTATTAAAAAGCAGGAGTTTTGAATTAGTTGATAAGGTAATAATAGAATTAGCTAATAGATTTTCTAATTTTGCTACAACAATATCTAATTCTAAAGTAGCTAAGATTAGTGGAAATGGTGATTTTTTATTAGCTTTTACTTGTACTGATATAAACAATGCCCTTGATGATATGGCAATTAAACTAAAAGAATGTTTTAGTGAAAGTATAAATTTCGGAAGTGATGGAATATATGAACAGCAAATAGGTATAGGTTTTAGCATTTTAGATAACGAAAATTATTCAACATTAATTGATAATACATATAAAGCTGCATTATTAGCTAGTTTAAATAAAAATAAAAATTATTGTAATTTTTCATTAGAATTAGCAAAACAAATAAAAGACGATACAAAATTAGAAATAGATTTAAAAAAAGCTATTGAAAATAAAGATTTAGAAGTATTTTACCAAGCAAAAATCGGAGCAAATGATAATTTAGTAAAAGGTGCAGAAGCATTAATTCGCTGGAAAAGAGATAATAAATTTGAAAATACAGAAAGATTTATAAAAATTGCAGAAAAAAGTGATTTAATATTAAAAATAGAAAAATTTGTAATATCTTGCGTGCATAAAGACCAATTATTTTTACAAAACAAAGGAATTTTTATACCAATTAGCGTAAATATTTCAGCTAGACACTTGCAAAATAATCAAATTATTAAATTTTTACAAACAAATTCTAAAAAATATAATATAAATGAAAAATATATAGAAATAGAAATTACTGAAAGATATGGGTTAAATGATGATAGTGCTTGTGTATTAAATGATATTAAAAATTGTGG is a window of Campylobacter sp. MG1 DNA encoding:
- a CDS encoding GGDEF domain-containing phosphodiesterase, whose protein sequence is MKARSVLSYSFKKILIATFIIIELAGFFFSTYRYISETKRIHKHHITHKISKESLNIRLNENRKDSFLQFSLFSLFLGIAGLSSYFLYQKQLKKVEKDFEIFTNNISSSMITHTPLNLENINYIELKNIAKSLNNVLLEIYNKDNYNSLTKMPNKSKFLKDILKLKNETELPIIIAYIYLKDYENLLKSRSFELVDKVIIELANRFSNFATTISNSKVAKISGNGDFLLAFTCTDINNALDDMAIKLKECFSESINFGSDGIYEQQIGIGFSILDNENYSTLIDNTYKAALLASLNKNKNYCNFSLELAKQIKDDTKLEIDLKKAIENKDLEVFYQAKIGANDNLVKGAEALIRWKRDNKFENTERFIKIAEKSDLILKIEKFVISCVHKDQLFLQNKGIFIPISVNISARHLQNNQIIKFLQTNSKKYNINEKYIEIEITERYGLNDDSACVLNDIKNCGYMISIDDFGKDYSSLSYINSLPIDTIKIDKSFVDGLKAPKNEIMNKNSMAIIEGIIKIAKSMNKKTTAEGVETIEQINYLKQIGCDELQGFYFYKGACPINEFYNFYKDKFTV